A single window of Syntrophotalea acetylenica DNA harbors:
- a CDS encoding DUF6148 family protein, with the protein MAGITSEHAEAQLALWLAADAAVSSNQSYTIDTGGSKRTVTRADALEIRNNIDYWDNWCRRLDSSRLGIQAIGVITR; encoded by the coding sequence TTGGCTGGGATCACATCAGAACACGCCGAAGCTCAACTCGCCCTGTGGCTGGCCGCCGACGCGGCGGTCAGCTCCAATCAGTCCTACACCATTGACACAGGTGGCAGTAAGCGCACTGTCACCCGTGCAGACGCCCTTGAGATCCGCAACAACATCGACTACTGGGATAACTGGTGCCGACGCCTCGACAGCAGCAGGCTCGGCATACAGGCTATCGGGGTGATCACACGATGA
- a CDS encoding helix-turn-helix domain-containing protein, translating to MTETISRADIDRVKREFILDNTLLTPGKVAEILSYSVRKVYYLIDAGELTAANDTPARKGLRITARSVEQYKCRCVERASAHGVT from the coding sequence GTGACTGAGACGATCAGCCGTGCCGACATCGATCGCGTCAAGCGCGAGTTTATTCTGGACAACACCCTTCTCACGCCGGGCAAGGTTGCCGAGATTCTCAGCTATTCTGTGCGAAAGGTCTACTATCTGATCGACGCTGGCGAATTGACCGCGGCAAACGATACCCCGGCCCGTAAGGGGTTGAGAATCACCGCTCGTTCAGTAGAGCAATACAAGTGTCGCTGTGTGGAGCGAGCTTCGGCCCATGGGGTAACGTAA
- a CDS encoding terminase gpA endonuclease subunit has translation MSQGRDLNTQGALLPDRILSRSTVARYLRSELIGRIPDRIQLCITAAVRHRLRRPERMPVSQWCEAYRIMPSADAMPGKWRRELAPHAVRVMDTWALPWVREVWFCGPDQASKTNAMLGCMGYSIDRAPGNIFYTMPSQDAAKRILGQKLIPMLQLTRPLAKLISKRADDTSQGMIRMANGVAIYPAWANSATSTATFSAKYTFNDEVDKWEMVGTETDPIRRLRKRAKKYRFHKHFFGSTPAGKYIYSGAMACQQVQQYANRCPHCGELIIMDTDHIIIPKGASVDDIKRDPGAIGYACNSCGSLWNEADRSRSFEQGDWIIVKGPDCHRPVDVGFLLSGIATPDMKLADIACTIVQAEAGDLSAKRDLAHGIQCIDYEPETTAAREDDHLLRYRSGLPRNAVPLGTAMLGLLADTQQDSFYYELWAYGYAPEIDMRMIRHGILPSFVDLEYLLHQEVFADADGKEFRVQIGLIDSGGTRKGWQKHSRTVEVYDWCSKHRIMIPIKGIWSRRDGDMISYKTVETFPGTSKRIPGGLVRANLKVDYFKDELARRLAIEPDDPGAPLYHDDIDEAFAKHYTAEVKDEESGEWKHDKKKGRNDFWDCNVYAIALREILKTRIPRRPDDPANVAPQRRIYSKGAHRD, from the coding sequence ATGAGTCAAGGCCGGGACCTCAACACTCAAGGCGCCCTTCTGCCCGACAGAATTCTTAGCCGGTCGACCGTCGCTCGCTACCTGCGATCTGAGCTGATAGGCCGCATTCCCGATCGGATTCAACTGTGCATCACGGCTGCAGTGCGGCATCGCCTGCGGCGGCCCGAACGGATGCCGGTCAGCCAATGGTGCGAAGCCTACCGCATCATGCCGTCGGCCGATGCCATGCCAGGCAAGTGGCGGCGTGAGCTGGCACCGCACGCCGTGCGTGTCATGGATACCTGGGCCCTGCCCTGGGTGCGCGAAGTATGGTTTTGCGGCCCTGACCAGGCGAGTAAAACCAACGCCATGCTCGGCTGTATGGGCTACAGCATCGACCGGGCCCCGGGCAACATCTTTTACACTATGCCCAGCCAAGATGCAGCCAAAAGGATTTTGGGGCAAAAACTGATCCCCATGCTGCAGCTCACCCGTCCCCTGGCCAAGTTGATCAGTAAGCGCGCCGACGACACCTCACAAGGCATGATCCGCATGGCCAACGGCGTCGCCATCTATCCGGCCTGGGCCAACTCAGCCACGTCAACAGCAACGTTTTCGGCCAAATATACATTCAATGATGAGGTCGATAAGTGGGAGATGGTCGGTACTGAGACCGACCCCATCCGTCGCCTGCGCAAACGCGCCAAAAAATATCGTTTTCACAAGCACTTTTTCGGAAGCACCCCAGCCGGCAAATACATCTACTCTGGGGCCATGGCTTGTCAGCAGGTACAACAGTATGCTAACCGCTGCCCCCATTGCGGTGAACTGATCATTATGGATACCGATCATATCATCATCCCGAAAGGCGCAAGCGTCGATGATATCAAGCGAGATCCCGGCGCGATTGGCTATGCCTGCAATTCGTGCGGTTCCCTGTGGAATGAGGCCGACCGCTCGCGATCATTTGAACAGGGGGACTGGATCATCGTTAAGGGGCCCGACTGTCACAGACCTGTCGATGTCGGGTTTTTGCTCAGCGGTATCGCCACGCCCGACATGAAGCTGGCCGACATCGCCTGCACCATTGTCCAGGCTGAGGCCGGTGACCTTTCCGCCAAGCGCGACCTAGCCCACGGCATCCAGTGCATCGACTATGAACCCGAAACCACCGCTGCCCGTGAAGACGACCACCTGCTGCGCTATCGCTCCGGCCTGCCGCGCAACGCCGTGCCGCTCGGTACCGCCATGCTCGGACTGCTGGCGGATACCCAGCAGGATAGTTTTTACTATGAGTTGTGGGCCTACGGATACGCGCCGGAGATCGACATGCGTATGATTCGACACGGCATCCTGCCGAGCTTCGTCGACCTGGAATACCTGCTCCACCAGGAGGTGTTCGCCGATGCCGATGGTAAAGAGTTCCGCGTACAGATCGGCTTGATCGACTCCGGAGGCACGCGCAAGGGATGGCAAAAACACAGCCGCACCGTCGAGGTGTACGACTGGTGCAGCAAGCATCGCATCATGATCCCGATCAAGGGCATCTGGTCGCGCCGAGATGGAGATATGATCAGTTACAAAACCGTCGAGACCTTTCCAGGCACCAGTAAGCGCATCCCTGGCGGCCTAGTGCGCGCTAACCTCAAGGTCGACTACTTCAAAGACGAACTGGCCAGACGCCTGGCCATCGAGCCGGACGACCCCGGCGCGCCGCTGTACCACGACGATATCGACGAAGCCTTTGCCAAGCACTACACCGCCGAGGTCAAAGACGAAGAGAGCGGCGAGTGGAAACACGACAAAAAGAAAGGCCGGAACGACTTTTGGGATTGCAACGTGTACGCTATTGCCCTACGCGAGATACTCAAGACGCGGATCCCAAGGCGACCGGACGATCCTGCCAATGTCGCGCCGCAGCGGCGCATCTATTCCAAAGGAGCGCACCGTGACTGA
- a CDS encoding phage portal protein, giving the protein MSLPKITPTWLDKAIGFISPATGARRLQARMAMAISGGYTGARTDRRQTYNWGLRDSDADSAILGDLPTLRARSRDLERNAPLASGAINTKVTSIVGSGLKPRAAIDRDILTGLTEEQADAWERAAEREFKLATGTADFDIERSHSFLASQALVLRGVLSAGDIFVNLPRKSRPGNPYTLRVNFIEADRVCNPDGKPDTATLVAGIGKDSDGAPVRCHVTKHHPGNLRAAKKREWIPLEYYSKDGRRLVLHIYRKLRPGQTRGVPDLAPVIELLKQYSKYTDHEIQAAVVSSLLTVFIKNTTGNPQIAMPAVGGISQTQDQIDTEGMELGSGAVLGLLPGEDIEVVDPKRPNTAAEAFLGAMAQQIGVALELPRELLVKNFTASYSASRAALLEAWRFFMTSRTWLAEQYCQPIWEAVITEAVARGRLAAPGFFSDPLVRMAYLGCEWTGDAMGQLNPVQEVTAAQLKVEAGFSTRSRETAGLNGGDWERDERQRAKEQKAEAKRLPVEPTPEGSAP; this is encoded by the coding sequence ATGAGCCTGCCGAAAATCACGCCCACCTGGCTGGACAAGGCCATCGGCTTCATCTCTCCGGCCACCGGCGCACGGCGGCTGCAGGCGCGCATGGCCATGGCCATTTCCGGCGGTTACACCGGAGCCCGCACCGACCGACGCCAGACTTACAACTGGGGTCTGCGCGACAGCGACGCTGACAGCGCCATTCTTGGCGACCTGCCTACCCTGCGCGCACGTTCCCGCGACCTGGAGCGCAACGCGCCCCTGGCCTCCGGGGCCATCAATACCAAAGTCACCAGTATCGTCGGCAGCGGCCTCAAGCCGCGCGCCGCCATTGATCGCGACATCCTCACCGGACTCACCGAAGAGCAGGCCGACGCATGGGAGCGCGCCGCCGAGCGCGAGTTCAAGCTCGCCACCGGCACCGCCGACTTCGACATCGAGCGCAGCCACAGCTTTCTGGCCAGCCAGGCGCTGGTGCTGCGCGGGGTGCTCAGCGCCGGCGATATCTTTGTCAACCTGCCGCGCAAGTCCCGCCCTGGCAACCCCTACACCCTGCGGGTCAACTTCATCGAGGCCGACAGGGTCTGCAACCCCGACGGTAAGCCCGACACCGCCACCCTGGTGGCCGGCATCGGTAAGGACTCCGACGGTGCCCCGGTGCGCTGCCATGTGACCAAGCACCACCCCGGCAACCTGCGCGCCGCCAAAAAGCGCGAGTGGATCCCCCTCGAATACTACAGCAAAGACGGCCGGCGCCTGGTGCTGCACATCTATCGCAAGTTGCGCCCGGGACAGACCCGCGGCGTGCCCGACCTGGCTCCGGTCATCGAGCTGCTCAAGCAGTACAGCAAATACACCGATCACGAGATCCAGGCCGCGGTGGTCAGCTCGCTGCTCACCGTGTTTATCAAAAACACCACTGGCAACCCGCAGATCGCCATGCCCGCCGTAGGTGGCATCAGCCAGACACAGGACCAGATCGACACCGAAGGCATGGAGCTCGGATCCGGCGCCGTGCTCGGGCTGCTGCCCGGCGAAGACATCGAAGTTGTCGACCCCAAGCGACCCAACACCGCCGCTGAAGCCTTTTTGGGCGCCATGGCACAACAGATCGGCGTGGCCCTCGAGCTGCCGCGCGAGCTGCTGGTTAAAAACTTCACCGCGTCCTACAGCGCCAGCCGCGCTGCCCTGTTGGAAGCCTGGCGCTTTTTCATGACCTCGCGCACCTGGCTGGCCGAGCAATACTGCCAGCCCATCTGGGAGGCCGTCATCACCGAGGCCGTCGCCCGCGGGCGTCTGGCCGCACCGGGATTTTTCAGCGACCCGCTGGTCCGCATGGCGTACCTGGGCTGTGAGTGGACCGGCGACGCCATGGGCCAGCTCAACCCGGTTCAGGAAGTCACCGCCGCCCAGCTCAAGGTCGAGGCTGGGTTCAGTACCCGCAGCCGCGAGACCGCCGGCCTCAACGGCGGCGACTGGGAGCGCGACGAACGCCAGAGGGCCAAAGAGCAGAAAGCCGAGGCCAAGCGCTTGCCGGTTGAACCGACACCCGAAGGGAGCGCGCCATGA
- a CDS encoding S49 family peptidase, which produces MLTDKFLLLSSSFATTYLSHVESFTSPANAGRIDDFLKEHFESKIAAAKDIYQFDGVNGHIRINGPMSPEGPDLYDLFYGFGGVAYADILDSIAQAKQDIDPQNGQLYLHTNTPGGTVSMVDDVYQALKSCTFKTVMINKGMVASGGMWIGAACDRIVASTPVAFTGSIGVVISCYDVTGMLEKLGVKRVVITNHEASNKVPDISTDEGQKVIQEELNAIYSVFKDRVVKGRSGKISAETIDGLKGGVRVAADALAVGLIDAITETVGKIAAPAKYQTKAPAGVARVANQKGQKIMTLDQLRAEHPDLVAAIAAEATEGMITATDLQTQLATVKAEGAAAERARIQAVEDQLIPGHEVLIAGLKFDGKTSGPEAAAQVLAAEKGARAKALADLSGEGNLVVPAAALGDGAQTMKRSEFNALDQPGRRTAIAAGVKIVD; this is translated from the coding sequence ATGCTTACAGATAAGTTTTTGCTTCTTTCAAGCTCTTTCGCGACAACATACCTGTCGCATGTTGAGTCTTTCACCAGCCCGGCCAACGCCGGTCGTATCGACGACTTTTTAAAAGAACATTTCGAATCGAAAATAGCTGCCGCGAAAGACATCTATCAATTTGATGGTGTCAATGGCCATATCCGCATCAATGGCCCGATGTCCCCGGAAGGTCCGGACCTCTATGATCTTTTTTACGGTTTTGGCGGGGTGGCCTACGCGGATATTCTGGATAGTATAGCGCAAGCAAAACAGGACATCGACCCTCAGAATGGCCAGCTGTATCTGCACACCAACACCCCCGGTGGAACGGTCAGCATGGTCGACGATGTATACCAGGCACTGAAAAGTTGCACGTTCAAGACGGTGATGATCAACAAGGGGATGGTCGCCAGCGGTGGCATGTGGATCGGTGCGGCGTGCGACCGGATCGTAGCATCAACCCCGGTCGCCTTTACCGGATCGATCGGCGTCGTTATTTCCTGTTACGACGTCACCGGCATGCTGGAAAAGCTGGGCGTAAAAAGGGTGGTCATAACCAACCACGAAGCCAGTAACAAGGTTCCGGATATAAGCACAGACGAAGGGCAGAAAGTCATCCAGGAAGAGTTGAACGCCATCTACTCGGTTTTTAAGGACCGGGTCGTTAAGGGCCGCTCCGGGAAAATTTCGGCAGAGACCATTGACGGGCTCAAGGGCGGGGTCAGAGTCGCTGCCGACGCTTTGGCGGTCGGCCTTATCGACGCCATAACAGAAACCGTCGGCAAGATTGCAGCGCCGGCAAAATATCAAACCAAGGCCCCGGCCGGTGTCGCCCGGGTCGCAAACCAGAAAGGACAAAAGATCATGACTCTCGACCAACTGAGAGCAGAGCATCCCGACCTGGTCGCGGCAATCGCTGCCGAGGCCACCGAGGGGATGATCACCGCAACCGATCTGCAAACACAGCTCGCCACCGTCAAAGCCGAAGGGGCCGCCGCCGAGCGCGCCCGCATCCAGGCCGTCGAAGATCAGCTGATCCCCGGCCACGAAGTGCTGATCGCCGGGCTCAAGTTCGATGGTAAAACCTCCGGACCTGAAGCCGCTGCCCAGGTGCTGGCCGCCGAAAAAGGCGCCCGCGCCAAAGCCCTGGCCGACCTCAGTGGAGAAGGCAACCTCGTGGTGCCCGCCGCCGCCCTCGGCGACGGCGCACAGACCATGAAACGGTCCGAATTCAATGCTTTGGACCAACCGGGCCGCCGAACGGCCATAGCTGCCGGCGTCAAAATCGTTGACTAA